One Nymphaea colorata isolate Beijing-Zhang1983 chromosome 12, ASM883128v2, whole genome shotgun sequence genomic window, GCATTTGTCTATCACAGCCAGTAAGACAATGTCATCTCGTAAATCTCTAATCTAGTGTAAATGTCTAGTTGTTACCTGGAACTTTGTATTGCCATCTCTCTTGATGCATGGttatatatgtttctttttacCATCACATATGAACGATGATGATCCTGACTCTAAGAACACTCGTTGACTATATTAGTGGGTCTCATTTCACCCTTTTCCTTGATTCCGCGTGATACAGAAACCTGATAAAGTTTCAAATTTGGATGCAGCAACATCTTGGAAGGCTATACAACATCGTTCTGTGGCACAAAGTTGCCAGTGGAATAGGAAAACATCCGTATGCTATTGCAGGAATGGCCCTACCCTTAATATGTGCAAATGGCTTCCCTTCCAAGAGAGGAAGTTGGTGCCAGCCGTTGGGTCAGCCATCCGAGTGGTCACATTATCGAAGTACCACTCTGGTCCCCGTCGTCCAGAAAGTGTCCTTTGCAATGGTCTGTTCTGTACTTCACGTGTAGATTGGACCCAAGtcattctaatttttttcactAACTTGAAAGTCTCATGTGCGTATTTTATGTTTCATTCCATATTCTTTGATCATTTGTGTGGTCATGCTTCATAGTTCATACCTCCAGCCCTTAACTATATATTTCTCAGTTGGTTGGTAATGTTTACAATTTCATTTAGTTCTGACTTTTAATCTTATTCTATGTGATCATTAATCTAGCTCTCTGCATTTTATATGTCTTCCTTGTTCCAGCTTCCGCCTCAGTAGATTCTGCTTCTTTGGAGAAGGTTGATTTTCACAAGCTTCAGAATGGGAGGTAAGCTAGCGTGAGTCGGTATTTTCCTTGATATCTGCTTTGTGCAACATGAAGTTGATTCACACGTATAAACATGTAGCAAAGACAGGCTTATGACTGGCACCAACTAGAGTTTCTAGTACCTAAGTTATGCTGTTGACTCCTTGGATGTGCATGTAACTTTTGCGAGTAGTGCAGGTGGTGTCTGTAgcctaaacaaaaacaaacgcATATGTTTCATTGGTTGTTATTCAATTAGGTTTCAGTTATGCTGGTCATTTTTGCAGTGATATCAGAGGAGTTGCCATTGCTGGGGTTGAAGGGGAGCCTGTCACCCTTACAGAACCCGTAACAGAAGCAATTGCTGCTGCTTTTGCTGCATGGTTGCTGGACCGGAAGAAAGTTGAGTCATCAAAGCGTTTGAGAATCTCTGTGGGGCATGATTCAAGGATTTCGGCACAAGTCTTACAAGTACTTTCTTTACATGCTTATCCAACATAAATAGTTTTGTCATTGAAATTTTCAGTATTCTACGAAAATATAGTGATGTTGCAAACTGATTAAACATCCACAGTAGGATTAATCCTCAGCATTCTCCTTTCGATTCCTTAGTGGCTCCTTTCCTAGCTCTTTAATGATTTCTGCTCATAGCCTGATACTCCTGTTATTTCTGGTAAATGTGCACTAGTTCATTTCTATTATTTGGATATCTTAGTGTTCTTATTGTATCTTTTAACCTGCAATGTGGCATTTCTACTTGTAGATCTATAATGGTAAGCTCTCTAAGATGCTTACTtgagaatgaaaatgaagtttCATGGAAATACAGTTGCACTTGATTTTGCATGTACAACTCATTTATGAAATCACCACACTGTATTCATAATTTTGTAAGTCATAGCACATGGTAAAGCAAAGCAGGATAGTTGACAGGAAAAGAAGACAATTTTATTTAGTTTCCCAAAAACcaaataaagattttaagaCTAATTTATTTCTAATACTTCTTAGTTAACTCCttagcttcttctttttgtttttgtctagaGTTTTCCATACGCTTGGAGCAACTTCCAACCGTATAGCTGGAACAACTTTCTGTAGCTgcttttcaaaatgttgaaatCACTTTGGAGATAATCATGTGTTCCTTCCTTTATTTTCACGCAGTAGCTATAATATATTGTTTCTGCTTGTAGGGCTTTGTAGTTTTTCTTTCCCtacaaaatgcattttaaccTGCATATTTCACCATCAATTATACTCCTTGTGAATTGCACTTTATTTGATCATGTCCAATTCTCTTCCAAATAATTCCACTAAGCCTCTTCCTGGTCGAGGTTcgttctagttttttttttttctgccagTAACCATGAGCACATCTGACTAAATAAACCTATGAAGCATTTAAGAGCATGAAAGATGTATgcttttaattttatattactAAATGTGTTACATGGTAGCCATCACTCTTTTCATGTCAAACATGTTTAAGTAATCAATTTTCTCTCGAGAGCTAATTAATTTGCTTTCTGAAGATGTCATTTTTTGACTGCTGCAACAGTATCTTTTCTGTAAATGCACAGGATGCTGTCTCTCGTGGAATTATTAGTGCTGGACTTGATGTGATACAATATGGGTAAAGTTGGCCATTGATTCCATGTCCTTTTCAACTAACTGTACTGCCTAATTGGTATTCTTGTGCAACTGGAGAAAACTATAGACCAGCAtattttttcatggttttttccATGGTCAGAAATTTATTTGTCGCCAGGGTTTACCCTGGAGGTTTCTTCAAAATACAGCTTTTCTTAGGAATTTCCTTCGAGTATAACCATCCATTTTGGGCAGGGATTTagtggattattttggaactCTGAAAGTTTGAGAGTACACACTCTTCTTCATGTTTGTGATTGTAGGTTGGCATCTACACCGGCAATGTTTAATAGCACACTTACAGAAAATGAGGAGTTCCTCTGCCCTGTTGATGGTTCTATAATGGTGACAGGTTTGCTTATCGTGATCCATTATCGAGTCGTATAAGGAAAATTGGATTTGTGTATGAGAttcctccttttcatttttcatattttcaggGTACTGTGGGGTTTGAACTGTCAAATTTGTCATGTCTGATtctgtttaatttttattttcacatttgtCAAAAACTTGGTCATATTTTGCGTAGTATACCACTGGCAATGTTGGCCTGAGTCGTCATTTTTCTCTAATTGCTTCTGAAATTCTGAGATCTACAATCACTTGTGTTGTTAATGCATTTTAATGGAGCACAAAAATTTACACATGTAGCACTTTATCTATTGCAGCCAGTCATCTCCCTTACAATCGaaatggatttaaatttttCACAAATGAAGGAGGCCTTGGCAAGACTGACATAAAGGACATCCTAGAGCGTGCTGCAAACATATACGAGAAAATGCATGAGCAAGTTAAGGAGCCAAGAGATGTTTCCTCCTCTATTAAGAGAGTTGACTACATGACAGTTTATACGTCAGATCTTGTAAAAGCAGTTCGTAAAGCTGCAAACGATGTTGGTATGTTTATAGTTTGATAGTCatgcatatgtgtatatatatctgcatgttgagagagagagctaatatgctttttttttaaaaaaaaaaaaaacttaagagAGTAGCATCCTGGAATTCATATTTGAAGTAGCCAATACCTCTCTCTTGCTGATTAAAACTGTAATTCACTGACAGAGAAACCATTGGAGGGGTTTCACATAATTGTGGATGCTGGAAATGGTTCAGGTGGTTTTTTTGCGGTGAGTATTGTCTTAtacaaatcaattttttatgtgatgGCATCTGTATGTGTGTGCCTGTGTAGGTGGTGAGAGGAATGTTGTTGACctgttttttcttcatgttgcaTCATTTTTTAATGCAAGTTCCCATTATGCTTTATGAAtagattttgtttccattttaaaATGCTGGATATTCTCCATAGATGTTTGGAAATAGGTCGAGTACAATCTTGATATTATAGATCTGTGTCATGATTTTTtgtgtactttttatttttcctattaCGCAAGAATGATTTCGTGCATAAATTATGTCTAGAATTTAGATGTAAAAGAAAGACAGAAGGCCATAAGGAAGGTATTCtgagttttttttcatttgggtaTAGCAATTTGAAGTTCTAGCAAATTAACATCTcatgttttaaaatgttttggGTCCCACAGAGTTGGTAATCTTCTGACTAAATGAGCTCCTATGCATCCCCAATGCCTTTTCAGATTTTTTCCCTTCCTAGCAATAACTTAATGTTGGGACCAATGGTTTCAGGAAAGAGTGCTTGAGCCTCTGGGTGCAGTTACTTCTGGAAGTCAGTTTTTGGAACCCAATGGTAATTTCTCAAATGTTTCCCTAAATTTGCTTTAAGTGTATATTTTACTTCATAGCTTCCATATTGATTTTATGTTTCTGACTCTTCAACAAAATTTTGTCATCTTGTACAAGTCGCTTAAATTTTTTCTGTTCGACTTTCATGCGGTTCTAAATTTAATTCCTAACAACtaacatgcatgttttttttttttattagaaaacgTACTGTCACAATCAGAACCTCTGTTCCTCCGAGTTATGTGATTGCAATTGACCAACTCTCTTTGGTTCTTATTTCTCCCTTATGATTTTCAGGAATGTTTCCAAACCATATTCCCAACCCAGAAGATAAAATTGCCATGAAATCTATTACCCAAGCTGTACTTCAGAACAAGGCTGATCTTGGCATCATATTTGACACTGATGTTGACAGGTTGAactatctctttctttccaatGCCTTAGGAACCAGTTCTTTTCCCTTCACCTTATTCTTCTCGTTTCCTAGATCTGCTGCTGTTGATTCAACTGGACGTGAGTTCAACCGCAACCGACTAATAGCATTGATATCTGCTATAATTCTGGAGGAAGTAAGTGTCAATGTGAACAATTTGCATTGTTTCATGTAGAGATTTGAGCTACCTGTTTCCTGAAAGTGGAAATTCTTTTGATTGTGCTTTGGCCAACAGCATCCCGGAACAACAATTGTAACAGACAGCGTAACCTCAGATGGATTGACTACATTTATTGAAAATAAACTAGGTGAGCTAGCTATGTTCAGAAACTTCTGCCTTagctttaaatttttaatatgttttcaCCTTTGAATTCTTCCTAACTGTTGCTTTTCTCACCAGGAGGGAAGCATCATCGATTTAAAAGAGGGTATAAAAATGTCATCGACGAAGCTATTCGCTTGGTGAGTATAGTCGGTGACTGTGATTACATGTATGCTGCAGTACAGATTGCATGATCACCTAAAATGCATTTGTAACACTTTGGATTTCACAAGAATGTTTCCTCCTAACATCAAATATCATGAATAgttcataattttttagttattttctcgtttcctcattcattttttttaaaaaaaattgaattagcatgagataccaaggGAGAGATCGGTAGACACTTAAGATCTGCATATGTTTAACTGGATCTCATTATGGGGCTTGGTTCCTTCTGCCCACCATTAGTTCCCTCATAATCAGAAATTGTACATTTCAAATATTCTTGATCGTTCAATAAATTGTATGGCTTCTTCAAACATTGATACTATATGTTAATGGGATATCTTAAGCAAATATATATTGTGTGGTGTTCGTGTGTGTGGCAGAATATGGCTGGGGTTGAATCACATCTTGCTATTGAGACCAGCGGACATGGAGCTCTTAAGGAGAATCATTGGCTTGATGATGGAGCATATCTTATGGCAAGCATCagttgatttttatatttacaattGAAGGATGGATCTTACCTGGCGTAccccttttttttaataaatatgtACTCGGATCATTTAGTTCTTttctgataattttttttttcaattaggtCAAGCTTCTAAATAAACTTGCGTCAGCCAGGGCTTCAGGCGCAGGCAGGGGAAGCCAAGTTTTGACTGATCTTGTGGAAGGCCTGGAGGAGCCTGGAGTAGCAGTGGAACTGAGAATAAGAATAGATCAGCACCATCCTGATGTCACTGAAGGGTACGCATTGTATCTGATGTGGAAACATATGTTCTTGTATTCtaggaaaatggaaaaagcacAGTTTAACTAAGTCAATGCACGAGCATGCAGGGACTAGTTGAGCTGGTCAATCCTAATTGGATTTCTCaaaaagagtgtgtgtgtgtgtgtgtgtgtggaaagCATTTGTGGGGGTTATTGGGCTTGCTGACCTAGAAAGTGCATATTTACCATGCTTATGCGACTATACCAAGGTCACTGAGTTTGGGGTCTCCAAGCGACGAGTCCAACATTTTATTCTCTAGTTAATGTACCTATGACTACACTATTGCAATGCAATAATGCCACAGGAACCGCTCTCGTGATGTTGTTTACAATTTGAGATTGCCATTTTGACACCTGTTTGTAGATCCTTCCGTGAGTATGGCGAGGTGGTCCTCAAACACTTGGAGAACAGAGTGGATTCAGACCCAAATTTAAACAAAGCACCAGTAAACTATGAAGGAGTAAGATACCATATGCATCACAGTTGATTTATCCTGGAGCATGTGCATGTCAGCTTGTAACGGAAGCATGTTTCTTCTGTCCTTTTGTAACAGGTTAGAGCTTCGGGTTTTGGCGGTTGGTTCCTGTTGAGACTGTCCCTTCACGACCCTGTTCTGCCCCTAAACATCGAGGTGAGTATGTAGCTTGGTGATTTACTGCTGCCTGTCTTCCCGAAACAAGTGTTTGCAACATATTACACTATATGTTGTCGCAGGCACAAAGTTACGAGGACGCTGTGAAACTTGGCCTTTCTGTGATGGCATCCCTCAAAGAGTTCTCGGCCTTGGAAACATCCGCGTTGGATAGGTTTGTTAACCAGGTTTAGGATTCTCATGGTTGACGGGAAGGGATCTGCAATCTTTAACTACTGAAGCTAAGACGGCATTCAACTCCAGAGAGGCTGCTGCATTCTGTTAGTATTGCCTATGTTGGCAGGTGTATTAACTTTTCCAATATATGGTACCAAACGAGACGATGTCAAAAGGTGGAGAGTCTTGAGTTGCTTGGACAATAAgtaactaataaaaaaaagttccgCTTGAATGAGCTGGCTGGGATGACCAACTATGGCCATCCAGTTATCCGTTCATGCACCTCAACCGAAACCTGGTGGTTAACATGCGGAGTGAGTGGCGATATGTTGCGGGTTTTGTGTCCGTTCCAACGAAACCTGCAATGAGATGGGGACGTTGGTGACGCATACCTATTGCGTTGAAGCACACATTCTGTGTGCTACCTGCCTGGTCCGACGCAACTCACTTTTGCTTGTTATTATACAGTCTCAGGCACAGCGCAGCACATCCTTGACCAGCTCAATTTTTCTGCTCTATCATAAAGGACAGAAAATGCAACGATAAACTGGGGGTGCTTGAAATATGATCACGAAATATAATCGCTCTAAGATccatctatgtatatatatacaggcCATCGAACTTGACGTATACAAGCACGCGGGCGCGCACAACTTGCCAACTTTTCTCCTGCCATCTGCCATTACTCATAAAAAGCAACTGTGGAAATTAATAGCTTGCCATGCGATACTGTTGTCCACCGTCTCTTTATCATCTGGCAGCAGGGAGATGtatataaatttatatgtatcttgGCTTCTAAGCACGTGCATGAGGCAAAGGCGAGGGCCAAGTTCAGGTGGTGGCGGTGGGAGTTACTGGTAGGAGCTTCATCATGAAGTGAAACTCGGAGCTGGCTGCAGTCCTGGGTTCAGGCCAATTGGCACCATCGGGAACCTTGATGCACCTGAAGCCCTGGGCCTTGTAAAGTGCAACCGCCGCAGGGTTGTTGACGTCGCAGTGCAATGCGAGGGAACGGCAACCCCAACGCCTGGCCTGCTCCTCAGCCTTGGCAATCAACCGCTTCGCTATTCCCTTCCGCCTCTCCCTCTGCTTCACAGCAACATTTGATATATATGCAATGCCAGTCCTGAAAGCAAGCAACAActaagagggagagagacgtGGCAGCATAGTACCGTCTGCTAAGGCGGGTATTGTAAAACAAGAACCATAGAGACTTATAGATGTTGAATGGTAATTTCTACCATCTACAAAAGATGAAAGCTCAGATGTGCACGTTAACATATACCTATCTTTAAGTGAACATAACTAGTGTAGTTTGAAATGAACTccattttgaaagaatttgTGGTGATGACAGATGCAGTGCAAACTAGCTCAAGATCGATAAGGTATCACGCATAAATGATAACCGGATCCAGGTTCCCAGAATGTCAGGTGTGGACGATGGCCGCAGAAAGTCTGCTTACACAAGCAGGTTTCAATGTGTCAGAATAACTCCATACCGTGTTCACACTAATGTTTTGTTCAAACAAGCTCTTaagagaaaatgcaaaaaaaaaaaaaacaaaaaaaaaacaagttgtaAAGAGCGTCAGTTGGAAAAGCAGGCATCGAGACTCGAGCAGTCAAGATGAACAAAATTGTATTTGGCTAGAATCGGGCGCGGATGAAAGAACTTACAAATGGCAATAAAAGTTGGCGCACGCACAAAAGCTCAACCATTTGTTGGATACACTCCCACAACACAATTCCCCAAGGATAGAGCTATTTTATGAACTTGGCAATGCGATTACCGACATGTACAAGTTGATATAGAGTATACATGTGAGTTAGCCAAACATTCTTCACACCGTTTTCCGTAGGAAATGCGTACGAATGGTGAGAGGTGGCGAAAACAAGAATGGAGGAAAGCAACACGGAGTTCAACCATTTTCATGTGCAGCATTTCAGCAAATTTTAAGGCATGGGAGGCGGGAACAAGTTTTCAACTATGATTTATGCGCATGCAAATGCAAACGAGAAGAATAAAGAGATACTTTTACGCAGATTATGAAACTTATGAGTTGCAGGCAAGCATGAAGGGGCAATTTGATTAAGATCAAAAGAATGATTACTTAGGAGTCACCTTCTTTGGCCCAGCGGCCCTTTCCTTGGCAGGAAATCAGCCAACGTGTCTATCGTCAGTATTCCCGCAACATATCCCCTGTTGAAGCTGAACTTCCCTTCAAAGCCGAATACCTTGATATCCATGACGCCGCCGAACAAGTGGCTATCATCCACGGGACCACCAACAACTGCTACCAGGCACTTCTTCATATGTCCAAC contains:
- the LOC116265619 gene encoding uncharacterized protein LOC116265619, with translation MQAAPLGSSIPSHFSPLLLLHRPCHRHHVSFYSPSMPSSLPRRIAFVTDSFRRIPDSSTSGVCRASQAVDFFPPVCPDIVVREARAEDCWEIAETHCSSFFPNYSFPFDLALRVNRSVSLLAALSLPVGHMKKCLVAVVGGPVDDSHLFGGVMDIKVFGFEGKFSFNRGYVAGILTIDTLADFLPRKGPLGQRRTGIAYISNVAVKQRERRKGIAKRLIAKAEEQARRWGCRSLALHCDVNNPAAVALYKAQGFRCIKVPDGANWPEPRTAASSEFHFMMKLLPVTPTATT
- the LOC116265618 gene encoding uncharacterized protein LOC116265618 isoform X2; amino-acid sequence: MAASASVDSASLEKVDFHKLQNGSDIRGVAIAGVEGEPVTLTEPVTEAIAAAFAAWLLDRKKVESSKRLRISVGHDSRISAQVLQDAVSRGIISAGLDVIQYGLASTPAMFNSTLTENEEFLCPVDGSIMVTASHLPYNRNGFKFFTNEGGLGKTDIKDILERAANIYEKMHEQVKEPRDVSSSIKRVDYMTVYTSDLVKAVRKAANDVEKPLEGFHIIVDAGNGSGGFFAERVLEPLGAVTSGSQFLEPNGMFPNHIPNPEDKIAMKSITQAVLQNKADLGIIFDTDVDRSAAVDSTGREFNRNRLIALISAIILEEHPGTTIVTDSVTSDGLTTFIENKLGGKHHRFKRGYKNVIDEAIRLNMAGVESHLAIETSGHGALKENHWLDDGAYLMVKLLNKLASARASGAGRGSQVLTDLVEGLEEPGVAVELRIRIDQHHPDVTEGSFREYGEVVLKHLENRVDSDPNLNKAPVNYEGVRASGFGGWFLLRLSLHDPVLPLNIEAQSYEDAVKLGLSVMASLKEFSALETSALDRFVNQV
- the LOC116265618 gene encoding uncharacterized protein LOC116265618 isoform X1, which codes for MAATSWKAIQHRSVAQSCQWNRKTSVCYCRNGPTLNMCKWLPFQERKLVPAVGSAIRVVTLSKYHSGPRRPESVLCNASASVDSASLEKVDFHKLQNGSDIRGVAIAGVEGEPVTLTEPVTEAIAAAFAAWLLDRKKVESSKRLRISVGHDSRISAQVLQDAVSRGIISAGLDVIQYGLASTPAMFNSTLTENEEFLCPVDGSIMVTASHLPYNRNGFKFFTNEGGLGKTDIKDILERAANIYEKMHEQVKEPRDVSSSIKRVDYMTVYTSDLVKAVRKAANDVEKPLEGFHIIVDAGNGSGGFFAERVLEPLGAVTSGSQFLEPNGMFPNHIPNPEDKIAMKSITQAVLQNKADLGIIFDTDVDRSAAVDSTGREFNRNRLIALISAIILEEHPGTTIVTDSVTSDGLTTFIENKLGGKHHRFKRGYKNVIDEAIRLNMAGVESHLAIETSGHGALKENHWLDDGAYLMVKLLNKLASARASGAGRGSQVLTDLVEGLEEPGVAVELRIRIDQHHPDVTEGSFREYGEVVLKHLENRVDSDPNLNKAPVNYEGVRASGFGGWFLLRLSLHDPVLPLNIEAQSYEDAVKLGLSVMASLKEFSALETSALDRFVNQV